One Streptomyces sp. RPA4-2 genomic window carries:
- a CDS encoding ABC transporter substrate-binding protein: protein MNRKTLVLPAVVGLLAPVLAACGGSGSGGNSGDAIVVGTTDGFTASKDAPAPFDPAYAYDVGTWNVLRQTVQTLMVQPRGDGDPQPEAAESCGFTDSGNERYACKLREGLKFASGDPITAKDVKFSIDRAMAIKADSGVFALLSTVDTVEAQGDREVIFHLKSADATFPFKLSTPVAGIVNPKDYDKGKLRDGFQVDGSGPYTLEADVKNDAAVKMVFTKNPNYKGLLKPKNDKVEMRSFASADAMGAALDKGDIDLMTRSMTPEQIKKLGNLGTDGNIDLVEMPGLEIRYLGFNTDDPSVKSKAVRQAMAEVINRGDLVSKVYGSQAEPLYSLVPATITGHSNSFFNKYGDPSVARATTTLSKAGITTPVKLTLHYTTDHYGTATKQEFEVLKQQLNATGLFQVDVKGTPWETFRPAEQKGKYQVYGMGWFPDFPDADNYLAPFLDKDNTLGSPYVNTKIRGTLIPDSRREADRLTASRSLTEIQNIVADDVPILPLWQGKQYIAARDDITGAEWALNSSSTLQLWELGRGVGG, encoded by the coding sequence ATGAACCGCAAGACTTTGGTGCTGCCGGCCGTTGTGGGTCTGCTCGCCCCGGTGCTCGCCGCGTGTGGCGGTTCCGGCAGCGGGGGCAACAGCGGCGATGCGATCGTCGTCGGCACCACGGACGGGTTCACCGCATCGAAGGATGCCCCGGCTCCTTTTGACCCGGCGTACGCGTACGACGTCGGTACCTGGAACGTCCTGCGTCAGACGGTGCAGACGCTGATGGTCCAGCCCCGTGGTGACGGCGATCCCCAGCCCGAGGCCGCCGAGAGCTGCGGTTTCACCGACTCCGGCAACGAGCGCTACGCGTGCAAGCTGCGTGAGGGCCTGAAGTTCGCGAGCGGTGACCCGATCACCGCCAAGGACGTGAAGTTCTCGATCGACCGCGCGATGGCGATCAAGGCCGACAGTGGTGTGTTCGCGCTGCTGTCCACCGTCGACACCGTCGAGGCGCAGGGCGACCGCGAGGTGATCTTCCACCTCAAGAGCGCGGACGCGACCTTCCCGTTCAAGCTGTCGACCCCGGTCGCCGGCATCGTGAACCCCAAGGACTACGACAAGGGCAAGCTGCGCGACGGGTTCCAGGTCGACGGCTCCGGCCCGTACACCCTTGAGGCCGATGTCAAGAACGACGCGGCGGTCAAGATGGTCTTCACCAAGAACCCGAACTACAAGGGTCTGCTGAAGCCGAAGAACGACAAGGTCGAGATGCGGTCCTTCGCCAGCGCGGACGCCATGGGCGCCGCGCTCGACAAGGGCGACATCGACCTGATGACCCGTTCGATGACGCCGGAGCAGATCAAGAAGCTCGGCAACCTCGGCACGGACGGCAACATCGACCTCGTCGAGATGCCCGGTCTCGAGATCCGCTACCTCGGCTTCAACACCGACGACCCGTCGGTGAAGAGCAAGGCCGTCCGTCAGGCGATGGCCGAGGTCATCAACCGCGGCGATCTGGTCTCCAAGGTGTACGGCTCGCAGGCCGAGCCGCTGTACTCGCTCGTCCCGGCCACCATCACCGGCCACTCGAACTCGTTCTTCAACAAGTACGGCGACCCGAGCGTGGCCAGGGCCACCACGACGCTGTCCAAGGCCGGCATCACCACGCCGGTGAAGCTCACCCTGCACTACACGACCGACCACTACGGTACGGCCACCAAGCAGGAGTTCGAGGTGCTGAAGCAGCAGCTCAACGCCACCGGCCTGTTCCAGGTCGACGTCAAGGGCACGCCCTGGGAGACGTTCCGCCCGGCCGAGCAGAAGGGCAAGTACCAGGTCTACGGCATGGGCTGGTTCCCCGACTTCCCGGACGCCGACAACTACCTGGCGCCGTTCCTCGACAAGGACAACACCCTCGGCTCCCCGTACGTGAACACCAAGATCCGCGGCACGCTGATCCCGGACTCGCGTCGCGAGGCCGACCGCCTCACCGCGTCGAGGAGCCTTACGGAGATCCAGAACATAGTGGCCGATGACGTGCCGATCCTGCCGCTGTGGCAGGGTAAGCAGTACATCGCCGCGCGGGACGACATCACGGGTGCCGAATGGGCCCTCAACTCCTCCTCGACGCTCCAGCTGTGGGAGCTCGGTCGCGGCGTGGGCGGCTGA
- a CDS encoding HAD family phosphatase, translating to MTSTVPALGTRTAEGSALQAVLLDMDGTLVDTEGFWWDVEVEIFRTLGHALDDSWRQVVVGGPMTRSANFLIEATGADITFDELSVLLNDGFERRIGVALPLMPGATRLLAELAAHEIPTALVSASHRRIIDRILASLGPQYFTLTVAGDEVERTKPFPDPYLLAAAGLGVDPARCAVIEDTATGVAAAEAAGCQVVAVPSVAPIAPAARRTVVTSLEEVDLAFLRGLMTEMR from the coding sequence ATGACCAGCACGGTCCCCGCGCTCGGTACCCGTACGGCCGAAGGCTCCGCACTGCAAGCCGTACTCCTCGACATGGACGGCACCCTGGTGGACACCGAGGGCTTCTGGTGGGACGTCGAGGTCGAGATCTTCAGGACCCTCGGGCACGCCCTCGACGACTCCTGGCGCCAGGTGGTCGTCGGCGGCCCCATGACCCGCAGCGCCAACTTCCTGATCGAGGCCACCGGAGCCGACATCACCTTCGACGAGCTCTCGGTGCTGCTGAACGACGGCTTCGAGCGCCGTATCGGCGTGGCCCTGCCGCTGATGCCGGGCGCGACCCGGCTCCTCGCGGAACTCGCGGCGCACGAGATTCCCACCGCACTGGTCTCCGCCTCGCACCGGCGCATCATCGACCGGATCCTGGCCTCGCTCGGACCCCAGTACTTCACGCTGACCGTCGCGGGCGACGAGGTGGAGCGGACGAAGCCGTTCCCCGACCCGTATCTGCTGGCCGCCGCCGGTCTCGGCGTGGATCCGGCCAGGTGCGCGGTCATCGAGGACACCGCCACCGGCGTCGCGGCCGCCGAGGCGGCGGGCTGCCAGGTGGTTGCCGTACCCTCGGTCGCGCCCATCGCCCCCGCGGCCCGGCGCACGGTCGTGACCTCGCTGGAAGAGGTCGACCTGGCTTTTCTGCGCGGCCTGATGACGGAAATGCGCTAG